From Bacteroidota bacterium, the proteins below share one genomic window:
- a CDS encoding gliding motility-associated C-terminal domain-containing protein translates to MRNLLLPTIIAVSGMYLHAGSNPPAQAKIAAPDPHIYFEENKNQWPSQVLFKADLPGGVVYLEKNKLTFGTHSLADLDRIHEMEHDAKTNADWENARNAKVKCHAWYVHFDGGNLQTTAQGENRETATSNYFIGNNPQRWASNVQRFGGVLYNGLYDGIDLRTYSAGGWFKYDFIVAQGADVSQIKLRYEGVTPVLQKDGSLLLNPQTGNVIEQKPVAWQMDNGKKIPVRCLYKLNGNVLSFSFPDGYNENLPLIIDPILVGATYSGSTATTYGHSATFDNQGNIFSGGRCFGQGYPATPGAYDLTFGGYVDIAISKYDQTASTLFWATYVGGTSDEYVHSMFVHTNGNLYIFGSVNSTDYPVTAGCFDGTHNGSSDILVTELNPTGSALVGSTFVGGSGSDGLDMMALGYQQRGEIIVDGAGNAAVASVSSSANFPTTPGCVQPALGGQQDAVVFSLNAGLTTMNFCTYFGGTNNDSGQGVRVSANSGEVYFCGSTASGASFPASPWAYQSVSPGGTSDGYVAHLDPAGTMLAAATFFGTSGDDQCFFLDLDSGDDVYIYGIAPGGTGAPITAGVYNNPNSPMFVAKLDPFFVSIIYSTQIGSGTMFGTLSPTAFMVDICENVYIAGFGGNSYPTTANALYTAANAPGSCYLAVLAKDALALNYGTLYGGYHVDGGTSRFDPQGIVYHGVCQGGAGFPTTPGAYNTGPGPGWDICPFKIDFQQVGVSAQAVASPSDTGCVPYTVSFTNNSTGIDYLWDFGDGSPTTTVVSPTHTYTVTGTFTVTLIASDSTSCVTHDTLQFTITVLAPPVVDLGLDSTFCSTISGYTLDAGNPGLTYTWSTGATSQTISPTAAGTYWVIADNGSCSDTDSVVVQLVQPPPPLVNDSLCVGQTHTLTAGSGQAWLWSTGATTQSITVSTTGDYDVTITDGPCVFYDTVHVHFFPYPVVNLGNDTTMCTPDDLLLDADNPGATYLWQDGSAAQTFNATTAGSYHVMVTANNCASLDTIAIAYTPQPELGSSITLCEVLDITLNPGTFPPTATFLWNTGEVTPTIQISQPDTYRVVIQNGPCTVTDSILVTGMPGEGALYIPNTFTPNRDGKNEQLLAMGTGITEFRMRVFNRWGQLLYTSNDIYDGWNGQFNNTTVQEDTYVVVIDYRTTCNNNRQERKVTHVNVLR, encoded by the coding sequence ATGCGAAACCTCCTCCTCCCTACAATTATTGCTGTATCCGGCATGTATCTTCATGCAGGCAGCAACCCTCCGGCTCAAGCTAAAATAGCAGCTCCTGATCCGCACATTTATTTCGAGGAAAACAAAAACCAGTGGCCTTCTCAGGTTCTGTTCAAAGCAGATCTTCCGGGCGGCGTTGTGTATCTCGAAAAAAACAAACTCACTTTCGGCACACACAGTCTGGCCGATCTGGATCGCATCCATGAAATGGAACACGATGCAAAAACCAATGCCGATTGGGAAAATGCACGCAATGCAAAAGTAAAATGCCATGCATGGTACGTACATTTCGACGGAGGTAACCTGCAGACAACTGCGCAGGGAGAAAATCGCGAAACGGCTACCAGCAACTATTTCATCGGCAACAATCCGCAACGTTGGGCTTCAAACGTGCAGCGTTTTGGCGGTGTACTTTACAACGGACTGTACGATGGCATTGACCTGCGCACATACAGTGCAGGAGGCTGGTTTAAGTATGATTTTATTGTGGCACAGGGAGCTGATGTATCGCAAATTAAATTGCGCTACGAAGGTGTAACTCCGGTGCTGCAAAAAGACGGTTCACTATTGCTTAATCCGCAAACAGGCAATGTGATTGAACAAAAACCGGTGGCATGGCAAATGGATAACGGAAAAAAAATTCCGGTTCGCTGCCTTTATAAACTGAATGGTAATGTGCTGAGTTTTTCGTTTCCCGATGGCTACAACGAAAATCTTCCGCTCATTATTGACCCCATACTGGTAGGTGCAACCTACTCGGGTTCTACCGCCACCACCTACGGCCACTCAGCCACGTTTGATAATCAGGGAAATATTTTCTCCGGTGGTCGTTGCTTCGGTCAGGGATATCCGGCTACACCCGGCGCATACGATTTAACGTTTGGAGGTTATGTGGATATTGCCATCAGTAAATACGACCAGACCGCTTCTACCCTGTTCTGGGCTACTTATGTAGGCGGTACATCTGACGAATATGTACACAGTATGTTTGTGCACACCAACGGTAACCTCTACATCTTTGGAAGTGTAAACTCAACCGACTATCCCGTTACAGCGGGATGTTTTGATGGCACACACAATGGTTCAAGCGATATTCTGGTTACGGAACTGAACCCGACAGGTTCGGCGCTTGTGGGTTCTACGTTTGTGGGCGGAAGCGGATCTGACGGGCTTGACATGATGGCGCTGGGCTATCAGCAGCGTGGCGAAATTATTGTGGACGGTGCCGGTAATGCGGCAGTGGCCAGCGTAAGCAGTTCTGCCAATTTCCCCACCACGCCGGGCTGTGTGCAGCCTGCACTGGGTGGCCAGCAGGATGCGGTGGTATTTTCGCTCAACGCCGGTCTTACCACCATGAATTTCTGCACCTACTTTGGCGGCACAAACAACGACAGCGGTCAGGGTGTACGCGTAAGTGCCAACTCGGGCGAAGTCTATTTCTGCGGCTCCACCGCCTCTGGAGCCTCGTTCCCGGCTTCACCCTGGGCCTACCAGTCGGTAAGTCCGGGTGGCACAAGCGATGGGTATGTGGCTCACCTCGACCCGGCAGGCACCATGCTTGCCGCAGCAACCTTTTTTGGCACTTCCGGCGATGACCAGTGCTTCTTCCTTGATCTCGACAGTGGCGACGATGTGTACATCTACGGTATTGCTCCCGGCGGCACCGGTGCTCCTATTACAGCCGGTGTGTACAACAACCCCAACAGCCCGATGTTTGTAGCCAAACTCGATCCGTTTTTTGTAAGCATTATATATTCTACACAAATCGGTTCGGGCACTATGTTCGGCACGCTCTCTCCCACAGCCTTTATGGTTGACATTTGCGAGAACGTGTACATTGCCGGTTTTGGTGGCAACAGCTATCCCACCACTGCCAATGCACTGTACACAGCCGCCAATGCTCCCGGTTCATGTTACCTTGCCGTGCTTGCAAAAGATGCGCTGGCACTTAACTACGGCACACTTTACGGCGGTTACCACGTTGACGGCGGCACAAGCCGTTTCGACCCGCAGGGCATTGTGTATCATGGCGTGTGTCAGGGCGGTGCAGGCTTTCCCACCACGCCAGGCGCCTACAACACCGGCCCCGGCCCGGGCTGGGATATTTGTCCGTTTAAAATCGACTTCCAGCAGGTGGGCGTAAGTGCACAGGCGGTAGCTTCACCAAGCGATACCGGTTGCGTACCTTACACCGTATCGTTTACCAACAACAGTACCGGCATAGATTACCTCTGGGATTTTGGCGATGGCTCACCGACAACCACAGTTGTTTCGCCCACGCATACATACACGGTAACCGGCACATTCACGGTTACGCTTATTGCCTCCGATTCTACGTCGTGCGTAACGCATGATACACTGCAGTTCACCATTACCGTACTTGCTCCTCCCGTAGTTGATCTTGGTCTCGATTCAACCTTCTGCTCAACCATAAGCGGATACACACTGGACGCGGGCAATCCCGGCCTCACCTATACCTGGAGCACCGGAGCTACTTCGCAAACCATTTCGCCCACTGCGGCAGGTACTTACTGGGTAATTGCCGACAACGGCAGCTGCTCCGATACCGACTCAGTGGTAGTACAACTTGTGCAACCGCCGCCGCCGCTGGTAAACGACTCGCTTTGCGTAGGCCAAACACATACATTAACAGCAGGAAGCGGGCAAGCCTGGCTCTGGAGCACCGGCGCCACCACTCAGTCGATTACTGTTTCCACCACCGGCGATTATGATGTAACCATTACCGACGGCCCCTGTGTATTTTACGACACCGTACACGTGCATTTCTTCCCCTATCCGGTTGTGAATCTTGGAAATGACACCACCATGTGTACACCCGATGATCTGCTGCTCGATGCCGACAATCCCGGTGCCACCTATCTCTGGCAGGATGGCAGTGCCGCGCAAACATTCAACGCCACCACCGCAGGTTCATACCACGTAATGGTTACGGCAAACAACTGTGCATCACTCGATACAATTGCCATTGCCTATACACCACAACCGGAGTTAGGCAGCTCCATTACGCTTTGCGAAGTACTTGATATCACACTCAATCCCGGTACATTCCCGCCCACCGCAACCTTCCTTTGGAACACCGGAGAAGTAACGCCCACCATTCAGATTTCCCAGCCCGATACCTATCGTGTGGTAATTCAGAACGGGCCCTGCACAGTTACCGACAGCATTCTGGTAACCGGCATGCCCGGCGAAGGCGCACTGTACATTCCGAACACATTTACACCCAACCGCGACGGCAAAAACGAACAGTTACTTGCCATGG